Part of the Flavobacterium sp. MDT1-60 genome, AAAAAATGTGAAGTAGTTCGTATGAAAGATGCACCTGAAGTTCCCGGCGATTTCGATATGATTCTTCAAAATGCTGAAGGCGTGAAAAAACAAATCTATTTTACAAATCCTGATGTTGAGCAAAATAATGCTATTTTGGATGAATTAGAATCATTTGCAAATGCAATCAATACTGATACTACTCCAGTAGTAACTTTAGAACAAGCTACAGATGCTTTGCGTGTAGCCTATCAAATTATTGATTGTTTCGATAAATAATAAATTCAAAAAATATAATTAGCCACGAATTCACGAATTATCTGGTGAATTCGTGGCTAAAATCATAAATATAATACCTCAATTTAAATGAAAACTATAGCTGTAATTGGTGCAGGAACAATGGGTAACGGAATTGCTCATACTTTTGCGCAAAGTGGTTTTACCGTAAAACTAATTGATGTTTCAGAAAAATCACTGGATAAAGGAATGGCAACAATCGCTGCTAACTTAGACAGAATGTTGTCTAAAGGAACTATCACTCAGGAAGATGTTGCCAAAACAATTACCAATATTATCACTTATACAGATATTAAAGATGGTGTCGTTGGAGTTGATTTAGTTGTCGAAGCTGCAACAGAAAATGTTGAATTAAAACTAAACATCTTCAAACAATTAAACGAAGCTTGTTCTCATAACACCATTTTAGCGACGAATACTTCTTCTATATCCATTACACAAATCGGAGCGGTTGTTGCACACCCAGAGCGTGTTATCGGAATGCATTTCATGAATCCGGTGCCAATTATGAAATTAGTTGAAATTATTCGTGGATACAATACTAGCGATGAAGTCACTAAAATCATTATGGACTTATCTGTAAAACTAGGAAAGACTCCTGTTGAAGTAAACGATTATCCAGGTTTTGTGGCAAACAGAATTTTAATGCCAATGCTAAACGAGGCAATCGAAACGTTATATAATAAAGTCGCCGGAGTTTATGAAATTGATACAGTAATGAAATTAGGAATGGGACACCCAATGGGACCGCTACAATTAGCTGATTTTATTGGTCTTGATGTTTGTCTTGCGATTTTAAACGTAATGTACGAAGGTTTCAAAAATCCGAAATATGCGCCTTGTCCGTTATTGGTAAATATGGTAAGAGCCGGAAAATTGGGCGTCAAATCTGGTGAAGGTTTTTATGATTATAGTGAAAGTAAAAAAGCAGAAAAAATCTCGAAGCAGTTTGTTTAAGAATTTTTAAATATGATAACATTTGAGAGCGAATATAAAAAT contains:
- a CDS encoding 3-hydroxyacyl-CoA dehydrogenase family protein, whose amino-acid sequence is MKTIAVIGAGTMGNGIAHTFAQSGFTVKLIDVSEKSLDKGMATIAANLDRMLSKGTITQEDVAKTITNIITYTDIKDGVVGVDLVVEAATENVELKLNIFKQLNEACSHNTILATNTSSISITQIGAVVAHPERVIGMHFMNPVPIMKLVEIIRGYNTSDEVTKIIMDLSVKLGKTPVEVNDYPGFVANRILMPMLNEAIETLYNKVAGVYEIDTVMKLGMGHPMGPLQLADFIGLDVCLAILNVMYEGFKNPKYAPCPLLVNMVRAGKLGVKSGEGFYDYSESKKAEKISKQFV